One Diabrotica virgifera virgifera chromosome 3, PGI_DIABVI_V3a genomic window carries:
- the LOC114343101 gene encoding matrix metalloproteinase-16-like encodes MLNGVDVLVFLLSLTYVLCADFSEKDAIVYLNRYEHNIDNKTDLSTSLITFQERYNLPVDGLLNNETIKFMRRPRCQHSDNDFIARTAWKKHHLQWYFPQRTVDAQKDAEMAFQMWQNVSNLTFTMVTTPGVDPPDITITMVSKTHYFRRNCMGGDECPTKVGGAVLGHSYFPNADGTCIEIHLDIDQSWHFGTDSIPEGRTSFLMVLVHEIGHALGIAHSATPNAIMYSVYADKIRVLHDDDINAVQYLYGAKSKYAPIPKFTNMHIPTNISTTTILPPSSRQSIHPHHTTPHLTSTTTTRPAPPRQSIHPHHTTLHTPSSTTTRPTTRKQLIFKNLCDIIPDFMFLATAPEFSNYRLYIAHNKFIWKLDLNGMIIPSQPELLIDYVPTELRQYTLQHIFQTTSGDLVTIVSPNKYFSASFPSIQYIDNFSINIPNKARINAIFQSNAGRSYTFYNNMSYIEFSNDFMTESGRGKIKDLFPGIPEDISLAFRWTDGHIYFFRQSNYYKFNEFTRKVVAGGQFSWNLFGVPCPNENILYQLKTLLSKLTSIYS; translated from the coding sequence ATGTTGAATGGGGTAGATGTATTAGTTTTTCTCCTAAGTCTCACATATGTGCTTTGTGCCGATTTTTCTGAAAAAGATGCTATTGTTTATCTAAATAGATATGAACATAATATCGATAATAAAACAGATCTCTCAACTTCGTTGATTACCTTCCAAGAAAGGTATAATTTACCGGTGGATGGATTGCTTAATAATGAAACTATCAAATTTATGCGTCGCCCGCGTTGTCAACACAGTGATAACGATTTTATAGCAAGAACAGCATGGAAGAAACATCACCTGCAATGGTATTTTCCTCAAAGAACGGTTGATGCTCAGAAAGATGCGGAAATGGCTTTTCAGATGTGGCAaaatgtttcaaacttaacattcACAATGGTTACAACTCCAGGTGTGGATCCTCCTGATATTACCATAACTATGGTAAGTAAAACTCAttattttagaagaaattgtATGGGTGGTGATGAATGCCCAACTAAAGTAGGTGGAGCTGTTTTAGGGCATTCTTACTTTCCTAATGCCGACGGAACATGTATAGAAATCCATTTAGATATAGATCAGTCCTGGCATTTTGGAACTGATTCTATTCCCGAAGGTCGTACTAGTTTTCTTATGGTATTAGTTCATGAAATCGGACATGCTCTCGGAATAGCTCATAGTGCTACTCCAAATGCTATCATGTATAGCGTCTATGCAGATAAGATTCGTGTTTTACATGATGATGATATAAATGCTGTGCAATATTTATATGGGGCTAAAAGTAAATACGCTCCAATCCCAAAGTTCACAAACATGCATATACCAACAAATATCTCAACAACCACAATACTACCACCTTCTAGTAGGCAGTCAATCCACCCGCACCATACAACGCCACATTTAACATCAACTACAACTACAAGACCAGCACCTCCTAGGCAGTCAATCCACCCACACCATACAACGCTGCATACGCCATCAAGTACAACGACAAGACCTACGACTCGTAAACAGCTGATCTTCAaaaatttgtgtgatattattccagattttatGTTTCTAGCCACTGCTCCAGAGTTCTCAAATTATCGATTATATATTGCTCATAACAAATTTATATGGAAACTAGACTTGAATGGAATGATTATTCCATCTCAACCAGAACTCCTTATCGATTATGTACCTACAGAATTACGTCAGTACACTTTACAACACATTTTTCAAACAACAAGCGGTGATTTGGTTACAATTGTGTCTCCCAACAAATATTTCTCAGCATCATTCCCTAGTATTCAATATATTGATAATTTTTCAATTAATATACCTAATAAAGCGCGCATCAATGCTATTTTTCAATCAAATGCAGGGCGATCCtatactttttataataatatgtcATATATAGAATTTTCTAATGATTTTATGACTGAGAGTGGTAGAGGTAAAATAAAAGACCTATTTCCTGGTATACCTGAAGATATTTCTCTCGCATTCCGATGGACTGATGGCCATATTTACTTTTTCCGTCAAAgtaattactataaatttaatgaatttacaAGAAAAGTTGTCGCAGGTGGACAATTTAGTTGGAATCTATTTGGAGTGCCTTGTCCAAacgaaaatattttatatcaattaAAGACTCTGCTATCTAAACTTACATCTATATATAGTTAA